The window GATCGGCAACGGCCTTTGCAGATTCCAGCATGGCCTGTGCCGTTTCGGTGGAGATAGTGTTGATCTCTTCAACGGAACGGCTGATTTCTTCACTGGCCGCGGACTGTTGTTCGCTGGCCGTGGCGATGGCGCGTACCTGATCGGCAGTGCTTTCAACCATGCCTACGATGGTATGCAGAGCCTGACCGGACTGGCTGGCCAGATCCGTGGATTCCGCCACAAGCGTAACCGCCTTGTCTGTGGCGGCAACGTTCCGCTTGGCGCAATCCTGAATGGCACCGACAAAGTCTACAACTTCGCGCGTGGCGGACATGGTCTTTTCCGCCAGTTTGCGCACTTCGTCAGCCACCACGGCAAAGCCGCGACCGGCCTCGCCCGCTCTGGCAGCCTCAATGGCGGCGTTCAGAGCCAGCAGGTTCGTCTGGTCGGCAATATCTTCAATAACGGTGATGATCTGGCCGATACCCTGCGCCTGCCTGCCAAGCTCGCCCATTTCATCCTTGAGCATGTTGGCCTGATCGGCAACGCTGTTGATCTTCTGTACGGCCATATCGACAACCTTTGCACCTTCAATGGCCTGATGCTGCGCTTCGCTGGCCGATTCAGCCGCGAGCGATGCGTTCTGGGCCACCTCCAGCACGGATGCGTTCATTTCAGTCATGGCGGTCGCAGATTCGCCGGTCAGCTTGCGCTGCTCATCAGCACCGGCGCTGGACTGCTGAATCTGAGCAGACAGCTCCTCGGAAGCCGAAGAGACCTGCTCGGAAACCTGCCCTGCTGCATGCGCCGCGTGCGTGATCGTCTCGTTCTGGGCCTCAACCAGCGCCTGTTGCCTGCGTACTTCGGTCATATCCGTACAGATCGTAAAAGCACCGATAAGCTTTCCATCCAAGTCATAGATGGGAGAAGAGTCCACAACCATGGTCACCTGATCGCCGAGCCTGTTGGTGAACGAACTTTCGTGCCCGATGATGGGTGAACGACTACGCAGCACCTTGTGTGAAATGGTTTCACGACCGGGATCACTGTACATGAACTCGCCCACCAACTGCCCGATAAAGTCCGAAGGTTTGCCAGTGCGCCCAACAAGCTTGAGCAATGCGGGGTTGGTAAAGGAGATACGACCGTCATTGTCAACAACCAGCGCAGGGGTGGTCATACCGTCGAGAATCCCCTTGGAGAAACCGAGCTCTGTCTTCAGCTTGGCAACCATGTCACCAAGGTTGCGGGAAAGAGAACCGAGTTCATCCTGCGAATCCACCACAAGATCTGCGTTAAGGTTGCCCTTGCTGACCTCTTCACTGCCGTGGGCGATGTGCAGCAAGGGACGAACTACGCTGCGACGAATAAAGAAGACCACCGCGCCGATAAGCGTCAGCAGGCCGCCGAAGGAAATGGCAAGATTCTCATAGAGCTGAAAATCGATCGCCGCAATGGTGGGGGAGATATCCTGCATCACCACCATCTGGCCGAGGATAGGCTGTGAGCCGCCATGACAATGGTGGCAGGCCTGCTCATTGGGGATACTGGTGACACGAACAAAGTGCGTGCCGCCTTCGTATTCCATGATCGTGCTTTCGCGAATCTCGGACTTCAGGGCTTTGGAAGCAAGCGCAGAAAAGGCATCATGCTTGACTATGGAATCAAGGGCCTTACGCTCGGATGCCTTGTTGGTACTATACGTAATGTTGCCCTTGTAGTTGGTGAGATAAATCACCATGTCCCTGTATGTTTCGGAAAGAAACTTGAACTCCTCGCGAGTGGCCTTGTCGTTACCTACCACCATGGGTTTTTCAATGGAAAGCTGGACCAACTCGGAAGTGGTGGTCATGGCCTTGTCCAGTTCCTTCATCATGCTTTCACGCTGCATATAGCTGCTTATGCCCACAAGTCCGGCAAAAATGATGAAAGAGATGAGAGAAACCAGCAGAGACGTTTTGGCTCCTATGGAATTACGGATAAATTCTGGCATCGCCACCTCCTTAGTGAGCCCCGCTATGGATCAGCGGCCTGAAGTCGAACGCACCAATGCGGCTCTCATTATGACAGGATTCGCAGTCAGCCAGTTCCGGAGTCTTGCGGATCGTTTCGGGATCGCCGCCCGATTCAACATGTTCGCCGCCCGGGCCGTGACATGTCTCGCACCCCACATCAGCAAGATGCGGCGTCTTTTCGTAGCTGATAAAGCCACCTTTGCCATATCCGGTGGTATGACACTCGTAACAGCCTTCCTTTTCCTCGGCTGTCAGGTCGCTGGCCATCACGCTGATACTCTTCCAGGAGTGCGCCTTCTTGGAGTGCTCCATAAAGCGGGCATACTGCCCTTCATGACAGTCTGCGCAAGCCTTGGTTCCAACATACTCCTGTGCCAACGCCAGAGAGTTTGCAGCGCACAGTACCCCGGAACACAAAAAAAGAACCAACAACAGCCTACCAACTCTCATTCTTCCCTCTTGCATTAGCACCTCACGAAACAGTCAGCTCATTCTTCGCCTTGCAGGATCAACCCCCAAGCACAATGCCGCTTTGACACCCACACCCTTTGACAATTGTTACAGCCAAGTTACACCATTGCACTTCGCATTAACGCGAAAACATGCCTGCGTCCAGCACGCACACTAGATTGAATGCTCACACACCCTCAAGACTGCATTACACAGGCACACTTCCGCAATCATGCGCACTAAAAGCATTCAAAAACGCAAAAAATCGTCAAGTTAACAGTCATCACAGCATTCAACTCTATTTCTCCCGCCCTTCTTTGCCTTGTACAACTGTTGATCTGCACAATTCAAAGCACATTCCAGCGCTGTTACACCACACACACCACCATCTTGCAGTCCGCAAATTCCGACACTCATCGTACACGAAAAGTCTACTCCTCCGGATGAAAACTGCAGGGATGCCACGGAAGATCGTATACGTTCAGCCAGCAACGCACCCTGTTGCTTATCCGAATTCGGTGCAATGATGGCGAATTCTTCACCTCCATACCGCGCAACGATGTCTGTTGTGCGCACG is drawn from Desulfovibrio mangrovi and contains these coding sequences:
- a CDS encoding cytochrome c family protein, encoding MRVGRLLLVLFLCSGVLCAANSLALAQEYVGTKACADCHEGQYARFMEHSKKAHSWKSISVMASDLTAEEKEGCYECHTTGYGKGGFISYEKTPHLADVGCETCHGPGGEHVESGGDPETIRKTPELADCESCHNESRIGAFDFRPLIHSGAH
- a CDS encoding methyl-accepting chemotaxis protein, translating into MPEFIRNSIGAKTSLLVSLISFIIFAGLVGISSYMQRESMMKELDKAMTTTSELVQLSIEKPMVVGNDKATREEFKFLSETYRDMVIYLTNYKGNITYSTNKASERKALDSIVKHDAFSALASKALKSEIRESTIMEYEGGTHFVRVTSIPNEQACHHCHGGSQPILGQMVVMQDISPTIAAIDFQLYENLAISFGGLLTLIGAVVFFIRRSVVRPLLHIAHGSEEVSKGNLNADLVVDSQDELGSLSRNLGDMVAKLKTELGFSKGILDGMTTPALVVDNDGRISFTNPALLKLVGRTGKPSDFIGQLVGEFMYSDPGRETISHKVLRSRSPIIGHESSFTNRLGDQVTMVVDSSPIYDLDGKLIGAFTICTDMTEVRRQQALVEAQNETITHAAHAAGQVSEQVSSASEELSAQIQQSSAGADEQRKLTGESATAMTEMNASVLEVAQNASLAAESASEAQHQAIEGAKVVDMAVQKINSVADQANMLKDEMGELGRQAQGIGQIITVIEDIADQTNLLALNAAIEAARAGEAGRGFAVVADEVRKLAEKTMSATREVVDFVGAIQDCAKRNVAATDKAVTLVAESTDLASQSGQALHTIVGMVESTADQVRAIATASEQQSAASEEISRSVEEINTISTETAQAMLESAKAVADLARLAQELNAIIEEMRGSK